A single region of the Corallococcus caeni genome encodes:
- a CDS encoding GreA/GreB family elongation factor → MRLDKHTLLHQLAERLQQSDRLAHRAEADAREAARSLATESEKKEDGRAAIEYGSLATGQAQRARRLQEELQALTAFGQKELPRFPRQGPVGLGALVDCSTEDEDGFAERTFFVLPAGAGTELTGPGGDGFLSVITPSSPVGRALLGKKAGDVVEVTLAGEVREWTVLEVA, encoded by the coding sequence ATGCGACTCGACAAGCACACCCTGCTCCACCAACTGGCCGAGCGGCTCCAGCAGAGCGACCGGCTGGCCCACCGCGCGGAGGCTGACGCCCGCGAGGCCGCCCGCAGCCTCGCCACGGAGTCCGAGAAGAAGGAGGACGGCCGCGCCGCCATCGAGTACGGCAGCCTCGCCACGGGCCAGGCCCAGCGCGCCCGCCGCCTTCAAGAAGAGCTGCAGGCGCTGACCGCCTTCGGCCAGAAGGAGCTGCCGCGCTTTCCGCGCCAGGGGCCCGTGGGCCTGGGCGCCCTGGTGGACTGCAGCACCGAGGACGAGGACGGCTTCGCCGAGCGCACCTTCTTCGTGCTCCCCGCCGGCGCGGGCACCGAGCTCACCGGCCCCGGGGGCGACGGCTTCCTCTCCGTCATCACCCCCAGCTCGCCCGTGGGCCGCGCCCTGCTGGGCAAGAAGGCCGGCGACGTGGTGGAGGTGACGCTCGCGGGCGAGGTGCGCGAGTGGACGGTGCTGGAGGTCGCCTGA
- a CDS encoding rhodanese-like domain-containing protein, with product MTPQERSQKAHELVAKGAVLLDVRTPEEFQQGHPEVARNIPVQVLAQRLSEVGPVGTSVVVYCAAGGRSAVAAELLRKGGFPDVFDLGSVKNW from the coding sequence ATGACGCCTCAGGAACGCTCGCAGAAGGCCCACGAACTCGTCGCGAAGGGCGCCGTGCTGCTGGACGTGCGCACCCCGGAGGAGTTCCAGCAGGGACACCCGGAAGTCGCCCGCAACATCCCCGTGCAGGTCCTGGCCCAGCGCCTCTCGGAGGTGGGCCCGGTGGGCACGTCCGTGGTGGTGTACTGCGCGGCGGGAGGCCGCAGCGCGGTGGCCGCGGAGCTCTTGCGCAAGGGCGGCTTCCCGGACGTGTTCGACCTGGGGTCGGTCAAGAACTGGTAG
- a CDS encoding DMT family transporter: MQTRTTGFLLVALSGASFGALGLFARLAYAAGTDMPTLLFLRFSLAGLVLAAVMVAKGGTWPRGRVLGGLVLLGAVGYFTEGSVYFIALQHASAGLVALLLYLFPALVAVIQVALGREHLSRPRWLAVGLALCGTALTVDPGPDAKPLGIALGVLSAVIYALYVLSSARVAGPAGPLAASTVVPLSAGLAFGALMLVKGPSFPQTLGGWGAVAGLSLLSTVVAMLTFFAGLKRIGPVNTSLLSTLEPVMAVVLGAIFLGERLSLRQGLGGLLILVAVVVLARNDSGRPEAGAAGA; the protein is encoded by the coding sequence ATGCAGACCCGCACCACCGGCTTCCTCCTCGTCGCCCTGTCCGGCGCCTCCTTTGGCGCGCTGGGCCTGTTCGCGCGCCTGGCCTACGCGGCGGGCACGGACATGCCCACGCTGCTGTTCCTGCGCTTCTCACTGGCGGGGCTGGTGCTCGCGGCCGTGATGGTCGCGAAGGGCGGCACGTGGCCCCGGGGCCGCGTGCTGGGTGGCCTGGTGCTGCTGGGCGCGGTGGGCTACTTCACGGAAGGCAGCGTCTACTTCATCGCGCTCCAGCACGCGTCCGCCGGGCTGGTGGCGCTCTTGCTCTACCTCTTCCCCGCGCTGGTGGCCGTCATCCAGGTGGCCCTGGGGCGTGAGCACCTGAGCCGTCCCCGCTGGCTCGCGGTGGGGCTGGCCCTGTGCGGCACGGCGCTCACGGTGGACCCGGGGCCGGACGCGAAGCCGCTGGGCATTGCCCTGGGCGTGCTGTCGGCGGTCATCTACGCGCTCTATGTCCTGTCCAGCGCGCGGGTGGCGGGGCCGGCGGGACCGCTCGCGGCGAGCACCGTCGTCCCGCTGTCCGCGGGGCTCGCCTTCGGGGCGCTGATGCTGGTGAAGGGCCCGTCCTTTCCCCAGACGTTGGGCGGCTGGGGTGCGGTGGCGGGCCTGTCGCTGCTGTCCACGGTGGTGGCGATGCTCACGTTCTTCGCGGGCCTCAAGCGCATTGGCCCGGTGAACACGTCGCTGCTCTCCACGCTGGAGCCGGTGATGGCGGTGGTGCTGGGCGCCATCTTCCTGGGTGAGCGGCTGTCGCTCCGGCAGGGCCTGGGCGGCCTGCTCATCCTCGTGGCGGTGGTGGTGCTGGCCCGGAATGACTCCGGCCGCCCGGAAGCTGGAGCGGCCGGAGCCTGA
- a CDS encoding alpha/beta fold hydrolase, with product MTRFLPALLAVLLFAGCGPDMASGSEPDLVSAPAALEDSDRGGGANAREGSVRLSTGVTLRYVEQGRQDGPVVVFLHGYTDSHHTWDLDLPRFPRDFHVYALDQRGHGDSTRPLCCYTQQAFARDVVAFLDAMHVSRAVLVGHSMGSFIAQQVALDFPHRVRALVLVGSAPTVAGNEVALGLKEVVDTLTDPVDPAFIYEFQASTFYAPVPQSYLNTLVSESSKLPARVWQDALDGLIAEDHSARLGRIRVPTLIIGGDHDGFFSVDEQRALARAIPGAKYLLYPETGHAPHAERPERFVHDVHQFLKRL from the coding sequence ATGACGCGGTTCCTTCCTGCCCTCCTCGCGGTGCTGCTGTTCGCCGGCTGTGGACCCGACATGGCTTCGGGTTCCGAGCCCGACCTCGTGAGTGCTCCGGCCGCGCTGGAGGACTCCGACCGCGGGGGTGGCGCCAACGCACGTGAGGGCTCCGTGCGGCTGTCCACCGGCGTCACGCTCCGCTACGTGGAGCAGGGCCGTCAGGACGGGCCCGTCGTCGTCTTCCTGCACGGCTATACGGACTCGCACCACACCTGGGACCTGGACCTGCCGCGCTTCCCTCGCGACTTCCACGTGTACGCGCTGGACCAGCGCGGCCACGGTGATTCGACCCGTCCGCTGTGCTGCTACACGCAGCAGGCGTTCGCCCGGGACGTGGTCGCCTTCCTGGACGCGATGCACGTCTCGCGCGCCGTGCTCGTGGGCCACTCCATGGGCAGCTTCATCGCGCAGCAGGTGGCGCTGGACTTCCCCCACCGCGTGAGGGCGCTGGTGCTGGTGGGCTCCGCGCCCACCGTGGCGGGCAATGAAGTGGCCCTGGGCCTCAAGGAGGTCGTCGACACGCTGACCGACCCCGTGGACCCCGCCTTCATCTACGAGTTCCAGGCCAGCACCTTCTACGCGCCCGTGCCCCAGTCCTATCTGAACACCCTGGTCTCGGAGAGCTCCAAGCTGCCCGCGCGCGTGTGGCAGGACGCGCTGGACGGGCTCATCGCGGAGGACCACTCCGCGCGCCTGGGCCGCATCCGCGTGCCCACGCTGATCATCGGCGGGGACCATGACGGCTTCTTCTCCGTGGACGAGCAGCGCGCCCTGGCCCGCGCCATCCCCGGCGCGAAGTACCTGCTCTATCCGGAGACCGGCCACGCGCCGCACGCCGAGCGCCCGGAGCGCTTCGTGCACGACGTGCACCAGTTCCTCAAGCGCCTGTAG
- a CDS encoding class I SAM-dependent methyltransferase yields MRALAYDALMAPLGWAGLNAARRQLVEGLSGKVLEVGAGTGLALPAYPDTVASVTAVDVDLEALVRARARRSGVALLQADAQALPFTDGSFDAVVSSLVFCCVDAPATALAEVMRVLRPGGELRLLEHVRAPHRAIATAQDLLTPAWRRLSGGCRLNRDTFRLVETAGFRILKREQRLGGVGEFIFARRP; encoded by the coding sequence GTGAGGGCACTGGCGTACGACGCGCTGATGGCGCCGCTGGGCTGGGCGGGGCTGAACGCCGCCCGGCGGCAGCTGGTGGAGGGGCTTTCCGGCAAGGTGCTGGAGGTGGGCGCGGGCACGGGCCTGGCGCTGCCGGCCTATCCGGACACGGTGGCGTCGGTGACGGCGGTGGACGTGGACCTGGAGGCGCTGGTGCGGGCGCGGGCGCGCAGAAGCGGCGTGGCGCTGCTCCAGGCGGACGCGCAGGCGCTGCCGTTCACGGACGGCTCCTTCGACGCGGTGGTCTCCAGCCTGGTGTTCTGCTGCGTGGACGCGCCGGCCACGGCGCTCGCGGAGGTGATGCGCGTCCTGCGGCCGGGCGGTGAGCTGCGCCTGCTGGAGCACGTGCGGGCGCCCCACCGCGCCATCGCCACCGCGCAGGACCTGCTGACACCCGCGTGGCGGCGGCTGTCCGGCGGCTGCCGCCTCAACCGGGACACCTTCCGGCTGGTGGAGACCGCCGGCTTCCGCATCCTCAAGCGCGAACAGCGCCTGGGCGGCGTGGGCGAGTTCATCTTCGCGCGGCGGCCCTGA
- a CDS encoding prolipoprotein diacylglyceryl transferase → MIPYWHAPSFKLGPLELNPFNVFVAAGILLAARLLTKQAEREGLDPNPLADFAMWGVAAGMLFGHWVHLFFYHPEELSKSPFQILRFWDGLSSFGGLLGGIVAAVVFFRVKKLRFNDYADSFALGVAPGWAVARLGCFAVHDHPGKLTDFFLAVQFPNGNRHDLGFYDAIVLFALTALLYAVRDLPKMKGRLLPLLALLYAASRFSLDFLRATDLSYVDARYFGLTPAQYGSLLLVVYGLWGLLRKQAPSSSSQKPSAPQGRVETAR, encoded by the coding sequence TTGATTCCCTATTGGCATGCCCCCTCGTTCAAGCTGGGGCCCCTGGAGCTGAACCCCTTCAACGTCTTCGTGGCGGCGGGCATCCTCCTGGCTGCCCGGCTGCTGACGAAGCAGGCGGAGCGCGAGGGGTTGGATCCCAACCCGCTGGCGGACTTCGCGATGTGGGGGGTGGCGGCCGGCATGCTCTTCGGCCACTGGGTGCACCTGTTCTTCTACCACCCGGAGGAGCTGTCCAAGAGCCCGTTCCAGATCCTCCGGTTCTGGGACGGCCTGTCGTCCTTTGGCGGCCTTCTGGGCGGCATCGTGGCGGCGGTGGTGTTCTTCCGGGTGAAGAAGCTGCGCTTCAACGACTACGCGGACAGCTTCGCGCTGGGCGTGGCACCGGGCTGGGCGGTGGCGCGGCTGGGGTGCTTCGCGGTGCACGACCACCCGGGCAAGCTGACGGACTTCTTCCTGGCGGTGCAGTTCCCCAACGGCAACCGGCACGACCTGGGCTTCTACGACGCCATCGTGCTGTTCGCGCTCACGGCCCTGCTGTACGCGGTGCGCGACCTGCCGAAGATGAAGGGGCGGCTCTTGCCGTTGCTGGCGCTCCTGTACGCCGCGTCCCGCTTCAGCCTGGACTTCCTGCGGGCCACGGACCTGTCGTACGTGGACGCGCGCTACTTCGGCCTGACGCCGGCGCAGTACGGCAGCCTGCTGCTGGTGGTGTACGGACTGTGGGGCCTCTTGCGCAAGCAGGCGCCGAGCTCCTCCTCACAGAAGCCGTCCGCGCCGCAGGGCCGGGTGGAGACGGCGCGGTAG
- the popC gene encoding subtilisin-like protease PopC — MKSFLLVPKESIETQARPGVRGTAQGERVLSRSTALRFSAGQKAPDALTALGLRSATLPGVKPAVSDQEPRGRKRARGKKASDVDATPMPGAPVTEQSGTEEVGSYRFMPLIGATMAHFYSQDAEKAARGELAAEFEFIPDVVPLSFPGPVSAGQTGPRNRGMSSLATREWPDESGVPLAHAQGIRGAGVMLGILDTGVDADHPEHASKTIQFRYVSLFPNSPHNPARDVRGFDPDGHGTHVCGIAAGVHHGVAPEVDLYAASVIESETIRTSLGRVAAGMEWLLHQFSRPENASRPAVVNLSLGFPLQPPPGISEADYLLNQRALQAMLRRLLDSNILPIVAAGNSGPDTVGYPAAFPEALAVGAVDFERNVATFSASGAVGRRVVPDVMGYGVNVYSSTERRCNNQAFYERMSGTSMAAPYVAGIAALYRCRAPDLTALEVRDLILANAIKLPRSANHRTGKGLAVFR, encoded by the coding sequence ATGAAGTCTTTCCTGTTGGTACCCAAGGAGTCCATCGAGACGCAGGCCCGGCCCGGAGTGCGTGGCACGGCGCAGGGCGAGCGCGTCCTCAGCCGCAGCACCGCGCTGCGCTTCAGCGCCGGACAGAAGGCACCGGATGCCCTCACCGCCCTCGGCCTGCGGTCCGCGACGCTGCCCGGCGTGAAGCCCGCCGTCAGCGACCAGGAGCCCCGCGGCCGCAAGCGTGCCCGCGGCAAGAAGGCCAGCGACGTCGACGCCACGCCCATGCCCGGCGCTCCCGTGACGGAACAGTCCGGCACGGAGGAGGTCGGCAGCTACCGGTTCATGCCCCTCATCGGCGCCACCATGGCGCACTTCTACTCCCAGGACGCGGAGAAGGCGGCCCGGGGGGAGCTGGCGGCGGAGTTCGAGTTCATCCCGGACGTGGTGCCCCTGTCCTTCCCCGGCCCGGTGTCCGCCGGCCAGACGGGGCCGCGCAACCGTGGCATGAGCTCGCTCGCCACTCGCGAGTGGCCTGACGAGTCCGGTGTCCCCCTGGCGCACGCCCAGGGCATCCGGGGCGCGGGCGTGATGCTGGGCATCCTGGACACCGGCGTGGACGCGGACCACCCGGAGCACGCGAGCAAGACCATCCAGTTCCGCTACGTCTCGCTCTTCCCCAACTCGCCGCACAACCCGGCGCGCGACGTGCGCGGCTTCGACCCGGACGGCCACGGCACCCACGTGTGCGGCATCGCCGCGGGCGTGCACCACGGCGTCGCGCCGGAGGTGGACCTGTACGCCGCGTCCGTCATCGAATCGGAGACCATCCGCACCAGCCTGGGCCGCGTGGCCGCCGGCATGGAGTGGCTGCTCCACCAGTTCAGCCGCCCGGAGAACGCGTCACGTCCCGCCGTCGTCAACCTGTCGCTGGGCTTCCCGCTGCAGCCGCCCCCGGGCATCTCCGAGGCGGACTACCTGCTCAACCAGCGCGCCCTGCAGGCCATGCTGCGTCGGCTTCTGGACAGCAACATCCTGCCCATTGTCGCGGCGGGTAACAGTGGACCCGACACGGTTGGTTACCCAGCGGCCTTTCCCGAGGCGTTGGCTGTGGGGGCAGTCGACTTCGAGCGCAACGTGGCCACTTTCTCGGCCAGCGGCGCCGTGGGGCGGCGTGTCGTGCCTGATGTCATGGGCTACGGGGTGAACGTGTATTCGTCTACTGAACGCCGCTGCAACAATCAGGCGTTCTATGAACGAATGAGTGGCACGAGCATGGCGGCGCCTTATGTCGCGGGTATCGCTGCACTGTATCGTTGCCGTGCCCCTGACTTGACGGCATTGGAAGTGAGAGATTTGATTCTGGCCAATGCCATCAAGCTTCCTCGCTCGGCGAACCACCGGACGGGGAAGGGCCTGGCTGTTTTCAGGTGA
- the popD gene encoding PopC secretion inhibitor PopD: MRRKNGVPGEPQDISARMSSVAAVRPLPGSGGTVRALPGAGGLERDAQPSGDIDVTVMPREPAAPKRAAASPRAPMRSRAELYKEGQAENARFRESFMRWLEAHQLVGAVRAMSEPGGSLPMLHVRCAPRVLDQLRRAPEFEAGTMMPLEQLY, translated from the coding sequence ATGCGCAGGAAGAATGGCGTGCCGGGCGAACCCCAAGACATATCGGCCCGGATGTCCTCCGTCGCCGCCGTGCGTCCGCTGCCTGGCAGCGGAGGCACGGTGCGCGCGTTGCCGGGCGCCGGTGGCCTGGAGCGTGACGCGCAGCCGAGCGGCGACATCGACGTCACGGTGATGCCCCGGGAGCCGGCCGCGCCGAAGCGTGCCGCCGCGTCCCCGCGGGCCCCCATGCGCTCGCGCGCGGAGCTCTACAAGGAGGGCCAGGCGGAGAACGCCCGCTTTCGCGAGAGCTTCATGCGCTGGCTGGAGGCACACCAGTTGGTGGGCGCCGTGCGCGCCATGAGCGAGCCGGGCGGTTCCCTGCCCATGCTGCACGTGAGGTGCGCCCCGCGCGTGCTGGACCAGCTGCGCCGTGCGCCGGAGTTCGAGGCGGGCACGATGATGCCGCTCGAGCAGCTGTACTAG